A stretch of the uncultured Cohaesibacter sp. genome encodes the following:
- the cysS gene encoding cysteine--tRNA ligase yields MTKHAEPVKLTLYNSLTKRKEAFEPIDPNNVRMYVCGPTVYDTAHIGNARPVVVFDMLFRLLRHTYGAEHVTYVRNITDVDDKINARAADRGISIRELTEETTALYHADMDALGAMRPTIEPRATEHIDEMLSMIATLIDKGHAYAAEGHVLFAVDTMEDYGALSGRSTDDMIAGARVEVAPYKRNPMDFVLWKPSKEGEPSWPSPWGEGRPGWHIECSAMSEKHLGEEFDIHGGGIDLTFPHHENEIAQSRCAHGNHAMARVWMHNGFVQVEGEKMSKSLGNFTTVHDLIDHWPGEAIRLALLTTHYTKPFNWTADGVRDAKKMLDQWYALTADVEASEPDDAVIAALAEDLNTPKAIAELHGLRSKAQGGDLEAAARLKASLQQLIGVLAKDPQDWANWRPAGAGDVDEAAIQVLVDERRDARNNKDFAKSDALRDQLTAMGVVLNDSKNKETGQFETSWTLKA; encoded by the coding sequence ATGACCAAACATGCCGAACCAGTGAAGCTGACGCTTTACAACAGCCTGACAAAGCGCAAAGAGGCTTTCGAGCCGATCGATCCGAACAATGTTCGCATGTATGTCTGTGGACCCACCGTCTATGACACCGCCCATATCGGCAATGCCCGTCCGGTGGTGGTGTTTGACATGCTCTTCCGTCTGCTGCGCCATACATATGGGGCTGAACATGTCACTTATGTGCGGAATATCACCGACGTGGATGACAAGATCAACGCCCGCGCGGCCGATCGTGGCATCTCCATTCGTGAGCTGACCGAAGAAACGACGGCGCTCTATCATGCGGATATGGATGCATTGGGTGCCATGCGGCCAACAATCGAGCCTCGGGCGACAGAGCATATCGACGAGATGCTGTCGATGATCGCCACCCTGATCGATAAAGGCCATGCCTATGCCGCCGAAGGCCATGTGCTGTTTGCTGTCGATACGATGGAAGATTATGGCGCCTTGTCGGGGCGGTCCACCGACGACATGATTGCTGGTGCGCGGGTCGAGGTGGCTCCGTATAAACGCAATCCGATGGACTTTGTCCTGTGGAAACCGTCCAAAGAAGGCGAGCCGAGCTGGCCAAGCCCTTGGGGCGAGGGGCGTCCCGGCTGGCATATCGAATGCTCTGCCATGAGCGAGAAGCATCTTGGTGAAGAGTTCGACATTCATGGCGGCGGGATCGATCTGACGTTCCCACATCATGAGAATGAAATCGCCCAGTCGCGCTGTGCCCATGGCAATCACGCCATGGCGCGGGTCTGGATGCATAATGGTTTTGTTCAGGTTGAAGGGGAGAAGATGTCCAAATCACTTGGCAACTTCACCACCGTTCATGATCTGATTGATCATTGGCCGGGGGAAGCGATCCGGCTTGCATTGCTGACCACCCATTATACCAAACCGTTCAACTGGACGGCGGATGGGGTTCGCGATGCCAAGAAGATGCTTGATCAATGGTATGCTCTGACCGCTGATGTGGAGGCTTCCGAGCCGGATGATGCAGTGATTGCTGCTTTGGCTGAAGATCTCAACACGCCAAAGGCGATTGCGGAGCTTCATGGCTTGCGCAGCAAGGCACAGGGCGGTGACCTTGAGGCCGCAGCCCGCCTCAAGGCTAGCTTGCAGCAATTGATCGGTGTCTTGGCAAAGGATCCGCAGGACTGGGCCAATTGGCGCCCTGCTGGTGCTGGCGACGTGGATGAAGCCGCCATACAGGTGCTTGTTGATGAGCGGCGGGATGCGCGCAACAACAAGGATTTTGCCAAGTCTGACGCGTTGCGTGACCAGCTCACCGCGATGGGCGTGGTATTGAATGATAGCAAGAATAAAGAAACGGGGCAGTTCGAAACGAGCTGGACCCTAAAAGCCTAA